The DNA region ccacatccacatccacagacATGGTGATAAGCAAACCCGATGGAGCGGCGCCCAATGGAGCGGCGGGAGGAGCGGAGGCCGCTGCTCCAGCTGGCCTCGATGCCAGCGGGAACAGTCTGGCGCATCCTTCGGGAATACCGCAGGATCAGATAGACAATATCATGAGCGGCATCGCCAACACGGGCAACGTCAAAATGAACAATCACCGCAAGAAGTTGCGACAAAGGTGAGTGGTCCCTCAACTAGTTTAacctaaatttaaattaaatttaaattatcccTTCTTACAGATTTGATATTATTAAGAAACTAGGACAAGGCACCTACGGCAAGGTGCAGTTAGGTATTAATAAGGAAACCGGCCAGGAGGTGGCCATTAAGACCATCAAGAAGTGCAAGATCGAGGCCGAAGCAGATTTGGTGCGCATCCGCCGCGAGGTGCAGATCATGAGCTCAGTGCATCATCCCAACATCATTCACATCTACGAAGGTAATTCAGTTAAAGCGCAGTTTAAATATGGATGcttaattaatgttttaaatacTTGCTTGCAGTATTTGAGAATCGAGAGAAAATGGTGCTAGTCATGGAGTTTGCCGCTGGCGGCGAGCTCTACGACTATCTGTCTGAAAGGAAGGTTCTCACCGAGGAGGAGGCGCGACGCATCTTTCGCCAGGTGGCCACCGCCGTCTACTACTGTCACAAGCACAAGATCTGCCATCGCGATCTCAAGCTGGAGAACATCCTGCTGGACGAGAAGGGCAATGCTAAGGTAAGAATATCTCAATTAGCATACattatttcttaaattttattCACGCGTTTTACTGTGACGAATGACGTGCTTATGcaataattatttcaaatgtaCCTTCTCCAGATTGCCGATTTTGGGTTGTCGAATGTGTTTGATGACCAGCGACTGCTGGGCACCTTTTGCGGTTCCCCACTCTATGCCTCGCCAGAAATCGTGGAGGGAACACCATACCAGGGACCCGAGGTGGACTGCTGGTCACTGGGCGTGCTGCTCTACACGCTGGTCTACGGATCCATGCCCTTCGATGGCTCCAATTTCAAGCGACTGGTGAAGCAGATCAGCCAGGGTGATTACTACGAGCCAAGGAAACCTTCGCGAGCCTCCACTCTCATCCGGGACATGCTGACCGTGTGTCCCAGGAAGCGAGCCAGCATCGAGCAGATCTGCTCGCACTGGTGGGTGAACGAGAACGACAATGTGTCCTGCCTGGACCTGGCCGAGGATCTGGCCAATCAGACCCCGGTGCGATTGGATGTGCTGCTTTCACTCACGCCAGCCACAATCACGGCGGATCAGTTGGTGGTGCCATCGGCGGAgggagcagctgctgccaaAGCGGCGGCCAATGAACGCGTTCCCCGCTCGCACTCGGTGGGCTCCATCCGGGACATGGGACCGCCGAACACGGAGGCGGAACGTCGCATCCTGGACATGGTTGCCGGTGAGTCGATGTCCATGCTCCTGCTTGCCGCTTCTGAAATCGCTTGAGTGGTCCCCAGTGTGTGAGATAGATATCCCAGTGCCGCAACCCGCGCAGAGATGTTTCTGTAATAGGATGGGTCTATTTGTGCGGACCTAGCTCATGTGTTGTCTACGATTCTTAGATTACAATCTTGTGCAGACAATGGGTCCAATAATCAAATTTACCCACCCTATTGTGTATATAAATGGAGACTAACTGGCTGCCCAAAACACACCGACACCGACCGACCTTACCCACTAACTGATCCTCCTCCTGGATCCAAAACCAACCAAAATCCAACCACATAATCCCATCACTTGCGAGTGTACTAAACCATTTGAAACTAAAGTCATTTAACCAAACTCATTAAACCACGCCAccctttctctctctctctctctttctctgtctGTTTCGTGTTTccagctggaggagaagcCGCCCTGATGCCCTCACCCACCAGGACCATAACCCCCGCCCAAAGTCCAGTGCAAACGAAGAGGAAACTGCAGCCCACTGTTTCCACGGAGAATGCAGCCGGAACCACAGCCAAAAAGAAGGAGAAGCCGGCCAATAGCTCGTTTGTGATCAGCAAGGATGGTGGTGCACCACTGACTGAAGCACCACCGACCATCATCGAACCCCAAGCCACGCTCATGGAGGCGGAGACGATTGCCAATATACCAGAGGAGGTCCCACTCCCCAGTTACTCCCAGAAAGACATGCAAGCGGTGGGTGAGCTGTGCGATCAGCTAATGGGAGACACCAGCAATAGCACCGCCACAAATGCGGCACCTGCACCACCGGCACCCACTCCTGTGGCTCGCCAACCCACCAGGGGAAAACTGGATGCCGTTGTTGAAACGCCCGAGGAAAAGGATGCCACCAAAGTGATCAAGAAGTTTGTGAACAAGCACAAGACCGCGGATCTGGTGAATGCCATCAATGAAAGTGCCTCCAAGGCCGCGGCGCCTGTGGGCGCAGTGGCCCCTCCACCCTTCATCCGCAAGTGCAGCCTGCAGGATGAGTCCACACTGAACAAATTCAACGCCGAGCGTCGGAAATCGCGCATCCTAGAAACTGCAGAGAAGTTccagccaccgccaccagtCGCTGCAGCCGCTCCCGAGAAACCCAAGAAGCTCAGCATACCGGGTGTCAGTGTGGGCAGCTTTAAAAAGGAGTTCGAGAAGAAGGCCACCAATCCTCCGGCTGCAGAAGGCCCTACGCCCGGTGAATTGAGAGCTCAGGAGCAGGttgcagcagccgcagcggCCGCCCAGGAAGCCGAAGCCTTGAACACGCCGCCACCATCGCCAGTGGTGGCCCAATCGCTGGAGGGCAGCGATTCCAAGAACTCGGTGGCCTCCATTTCGCTGGATGAGGCACGCCGCTCCATGGAAAACTCCATTGCCCTGCTGCTGCAGGCCCAAAACGAGTCCAGCAACGAGGTGGACCAGCTGTGTGCCCAAACGGAGACCATTGGCGTCAGTGAACCGGCCACTCAGCAGGAGCGCGAGCGTAAGTTGAAGAACGCCCGCGCCATAATCGGAAATGCCATACAACCAGGTGAGTGATCTTGGCATGATAGACTCTAAGACTAGCACTATAGTGATTATGATATCCGTACCTAAGTTAAGCTAAACCACGCAGCGCTTACAAGTTGACTACTAGCACTACTTAGCACTAGTATCCGGGATCTGGTTGTGCGTCAGGGTATAAGTCAAATGCCAGATTGCAAATTATTCAGAAAAATCTAGTCctgttaaaagaaaaagaactaaaagttaatatatttttgtcaattttattttatatattttatttacctAAAACTATCGTTTGACTTGTACCTGCACAATACCTGGTGCCATCGTCTTGTTTTCTATATTTACTTtggcatatatatttaattcctttccattttcaatgTGTATGTGAACGTTTTGCAAGCCGAGTGCTGCATGGATTATATTTGGCTTTTGGAATATAATCTCCTGCTCACACTCACCGAACTTCATCTGAAGAACCAACAAATCGAAGCGAATCCTCCTttccaatttgcaatttcgCTTGGCCAATCcacaaagccaaaaaaaaaagagaaaatgaAATCCTCAAGCAAAATATACactcgtcatcatcatcatcatcatcgaaCTCACCTGTCTTTTGTCTTTCGTTTCCTCTCGTGCTGAATACCTCATTGTTTTTGGGGTGGATCGATTTGTATGGATTTTAGTATTAAAACTTGAAGTGAATTTTATGCAGAGTTTTTATTCAGCATTCCAAGTTAAAGTTCCTATTATTGTTGGCAACGTAAATAAGACTATATTGAAATTGGTCAATgtattaaattgatatttaaagTTCTTAAAGATAAACTTCAACCCATGCACATGTAATACCTTATGTTTCTACCTGGCTGTTTAAAATATGGTTAATTGTAATTAAACGGAGATATTTAAGGAGAATGGTTACAGTTCCAACGCAGTTTTTCGTACTGATCGATCCACCCCATCTGCCATACATGCTCATCATATTCATTAACTCATCATCTTAATTTTAGTGATACGCAGGCCAACACCATTTTATGGCATCGGCAACGGCTTTGGCAATGGCatgggtggtgctggtggagcAAGTGGTGCTTGTGGTGCGAGTGGTGCTACTGTTGTGGGTGGTGCACCCAAGCGCGCACAGAGTGGCTGCAATTTTATGGGCTATTCGGGTGCCACATCTCCGGGCATAGCGGCAACATCGCCACCGATTTCGGGACCCCAAACGGCGCCGCCAGTGCTCATATCACCGAATGCATTGGCTGTGGCTAAGCAAACAATACAGCAAAGGATTTTCGGAGGTGGAGTGGCCAGTCCAAATAACCAGCCAGCAAATCGAAGACCAGCCACCTGGCAACCGCAGGCTTCCTACAGCACGGCCAGCATTTTCCAGCCGCCACAAAGTCAGAGTAGTCCCTTCAagatgctgcagcagcaatATCAGCAGCGTTGCCAGGAGGATCAGAAGCAAATTTCTTCCCCATTCACGCCGCCTTCATCGCCACAATATGCCGCCAGCCACGCCTATGCCGGCCAAGCCAACAGCAACTACTATGGAGGCAAcagtaacagcaacagcaacagcggcagcggcagcaacaacagcagatgcaacagcagcaacatagGCAACTGCAACACGATGCCCAATGTCAATTACAATGTCAATTCGCGCACGAGACCATTTAATCATAATCAAGCTCAAGACACACTCAATAACAATGCCAATACCAGTGCCAGTGCTACATGTGCCTTGCCTGTGGCTATGTGGCTGAAATGTAAGTCTTGGCAGCGGCTccaaaaaacagaaacccCACCACcgaatccgtatccgtatccgaaACCAATACAaccaaaaataccaaaaaacaaacatgtGCTTTGTGCTGTGTGTGCCtgctaaaaaacaaaaaaccgacAAAAAACAAGCGAAGCAATTCACTCAatccgtttccgtttcctgtTGCGTTCCTCGATTATTTGTATTCTTTCCGCTCCCTTTGCTATATGAACACTGGCTGGCCATGGAATAAGTCCAAGGTTAATCAGTTAGTAATTATCCTGGCTTGGTACTCCTGGCTTTCCCTATCCCACAATTCACACCCGGAAAACACCAAATCTATGGCTCTACCTTTTCCTTGGTCGTTGTTTGTTCTCGATGTGTGGTTGTAGTTCTCGTTGTTGaagttgatgttgatgttgatgttgctgctgctgctgttgcagtcgTTGTTCGTTGTTCGTTGTTCGTGCTCGTTGTTGTTTTGACTTTCAAGAAGTAGTCTCGGCTTAACCCCCTAAAAGCACTTAGGCGCGCCTTAACCCACGAACTGCACTCCTTTGACAAGCCTCAATGACAAGTTACTATTGTTGTGTTTTCTTACTGTTACTGATGCTTTAATTGCTTACTTGTTCCTCTTGCACCATTCACCATGTACACATACGATTGGATTAACTTCAAGTAATTGTTGTACTCTTTAATCTGCAGCTTCACCGGGTGCCGAAGGACCTCCAACTCCCCCCGGAGCGGTCAAGACATCAACGGCTTCGATTACCCTGAAATCGGCCACCCTGCCGCGTCGCAAGATTAACGCCAAGGCGGAGGTCCAGCTGGACATCAAGCCGCGAATCCCGGAACAAGGAGCCCCACCCCAGCCGGCGATGCGTTTCAGCACCGAGATGCAACATCCGGTGGCCGATCTGCGCAGTGCCCCGCCCCGCGAGGGCCCCATCCCCTACAGCCCAATCAAGACAACGCTGCAGGCGAGGGCCACCAGTCTGGAGCCCAAGGAGCACGTCATCACCATCCAGCGACCGCCCACGCAGCACGCCTATGGACGCACCAGTTCCAACACAACCACGCGGTGAGTACGGGATAAGTGACGATGGTCATATAATTCGCACTTTATTGCCTTCATTCCTTATTGTCGCCTCGTAAAGAAGAATCCGATGTAATTGGTTAAATGGGGGTACAAATTAATGAGTTCTCGTATGACTATCCTTTTTATTCGGTATATTTGGAGATGAAAGAAGACACCATTTACAAAAGGATGTTCCTATTTTCTTTAGATATCTGTGAGATATTgtcaaaattaaaaacctatTCATACTCGCGTTAAATACTAAATCACCCTTCTATCGACGTCGTAAAGCCCTAATTTTCTGTGTAAGCCTATGATTGATTTTGCATGCTTCATGACCTTTTGCAGTTCCGGCTCGCTGTCACGGCAGTCGACGGTGGAATCCGAGTCTGAGGGGACCACCACGGCCACGAACATGTCGCAGGCCACCATTACGAGCACCTCGCAGCCCATCAAGAAGAGTCCGCGGGAGTTTATCATCCCGATTGCCGTCGAGGGTGGCGGCTTCATTACGCCCCGGGAACGCAGCGTGGAGCCATCGGAATCGAGCCACACCACCAGCAGTCGCTCCACGTTCACCCGCCTGCGTCCGTCCCGTCGCATTGGGTATGCTTTAAAGTTTAAGTTTCGCTTGGCCTGTGCGGATTTGCTCACTGAAATTTCATTTCGTATGCAGCTCACTGTTAAGCGAAGCCGGCTTCGATGAGGGCTCGCCATTCCAGAAGATGCGCACCACGTCGATAACCCGGGATGGCGTCAGCGGAGGAGCCGAGGAGGAGGCACGCTTCACCCCGCACCGACTCAGGTTTGTCCACATCCTTCACATCCGATTATCCCTATCTTTATCAGATAGCTTCTCCTCTTGCTTGCCTTCAAGGAAATTGTATTCGTTGTTGAACAGCTCAACCCAATTGGGATTAAATACTTCCTTTGACCGTTTAAAGTTATTAAGTTAAAATTCGATTAtcttttatttcaaattaaaccatattagatttatatatttttcccaaTTGTAATACATTTTCTTTGAGTGCACGACATGAATACGTAACAGGATTGCTAAATTGAATCTGGTTCGCACAGTTTTCTCCTCGCAGCCTCCCTAACTGCCGTTTGATTCGGTTATTCTCATCCTCATGCAAATCTTCTTTTTTCTCCTATTTGAAACACCCGCAGAAGCTCAAGACCTGTCAAGAAAATTAGTCAAGACAACGATTCGCAAAGCTCCAACGAGgaggacgatgacgacgatgatggCTTTGAGATACTCACGGCGGAGAATCTGTTCTCGACTTTGCTGCAGCGGGTAAGACGTCATCTGTCCGCCGTAATGTGGGCCATCTCTCATCCGGTGGGTGGTTACCCGTGCTCCTTTGCCCATTTCTAGGTGCGGGCCCTGACGAATCGCCTGAATGTCAACAGTGACCTGACCGTCGGATTCCCCAGTCATTCTAGTCGCCTGCTCACGGACATTTCGCGGCAGGCCCAAAGTCACAGTCCATTCTGGAGCCAGGGCAGTCCCTTTGCCAGGTGAGTGTGCCTCCTCAACGGTGGGGAATTGAGGTTCAAGTGGACCGGAGTTGGAGTTGAAGTGGCAACTAAAGTTGATTGCCATCCAGCCGGCTGCCCGTCAGTTAGTCAGCTTATGCAAACGTGTCACGGCACTGGCTCTAgttaataatttcattaaattctGCTGGAGTTGACTCTCCCGGATGGTGAGTTGACTAAGAGCCGGCTTTGGTGGGCCAAAGACGAGTGCCATTTGCTATTCAGCTTTAAGCCCTAGCCTAACCATTGAATGACTGCTTTAACTCCATCCACCAACATTAACTGCAAATTTGTTGTCCATTTCTTACATGCTGCCCTCCACATGCCTTCCATCTAacaattcaaacaaaaaactcaCCAACCATGCTTAAACTAATTATTCGCAAAGTGTGCTTAGATCCCAAGTTAGTTATACTTATAGCGAAACGGTCGAGAAGAAGAAAGTGTAAGTACTAAGGCTCAAAACGACTTTTTAATTGGTCTAGAGCTCTTAACCCCAAGCTAAAAGTACAGTGTGTTCAATAGCCAAATTTTAAGGAATTTTTAAGAGTAAAAATAATGATAAATAAAGGAGTCATGTACGTTTCCTGAATTTTACTCGTTTCAAAAGAATTTTATCGCTTACTTGCGAtatgaattttatattttgccatttaattTCGAGTAAATTTGGTTGTGGCACTCACTGTACGTCGCCTTTAAGCCACCACAAATATCACTTCAGCCTCGCCCAATTAAACCGCCATCCATCAATCCATTCATCCAATCCGCCCAATACCTGGCTGTCTCTCACCTGCTCCTGCACCTCCTCCTGCTTCCAGGTGCGGGGAGCGCTGGCTGAGGGCCTTGGACATTACGGGGCGGCTGCGTCGTTGGctgggccacgcccccaaatGCTGCCTGTAAGTTGGCAACGTGTAGCGTACCGTGTGTAATGTGCAAGTCCCTCGGCAGATAGTTCGATTAGCAGTGATGCATTCGCTGATGCATTGTTCTTACCTCACATTGTCCAACCGTTTCTACTATCCAACTATCTGATATCCTTCACAGCCGCctgaacagcagcaacagcagcggacTGGGAGCTCCGTGGCGGCACAGCATGTCCCGGGATCTGGGCAGCGACATGGAATCGATGTTCTCGCGCACGGGTGCCACGCTGCCAAGAGGTGAATATCACAGAATAAAGAGTAAATACCTAGATCAGTAGTGAGACACGCCAGTCAGAGCCGGAAAAGTGCCGGAAATCTGTTGCCGCATCAATGAAGCAACCACACAGACaaaccgaaaagaaaaaaaaacaaatagtaGAACTAAAGAAAAGCGCTGCAACGTATGCTACGTAAATAAGAGtactttcaatttcaatatgCCTATATCGTATACTTAAACCTGTTTTATTTCAAGTAGTTTTTGATGTCTgctaaacaaaacaaacaatcaaCTGAACACAGATCACAGATCACCGATCAAGTGAATTACCTTGTTTAATTAGTCTAAACCTTACATATATTGTCCCACAAAATCCAGATAAAACAAtagccaaacaacaacaaacacaacaattAATCATAAGTGTCTACTGTAATTATCAAGTGAAAATGCCAATTAATACTTAAACAATGACAAACCATTATTTCCGTTGAAGactatatttatttgatttactGTTTTTGTGTGCGCGCACAGTTCTTAATAGCATAATTCAGTCTCTATCAATATTCACTCTATATCTATCTCTATCCAGTGAACTATctataactatatatatatatatctaaatGCTGTCTGTCTTAGAACACCACTCTTTTGTTATTAACCCATAATGCCGCTGACGCTTACAAACCTAAATCTATTTATTGCTCTACAGAAAAAGCAAAATCCACCCCACTTCCTACTTTAACTTATgcactatttatttatttattattatttacccCTGTTTATAATTTGcctttcaaatttttgttcTGCACTCATGCAATGATGATGAAAATAAAGTTACAATGCAAGGAAGAGCCAAGAATTTGTTAAGTCAATAAATGTGTAATCAAATCGTATTCAAAGTTCTGTATACCAGCGCAGTAACATATATAGAGAAATGCTcaagcaaaaatatatattcatgtatGGCGAACCCGAATCAGGCTTAACCCTTGACCTAAATGTTATTCGAATtgagatgatgatgatgaaaatgaaaatgaaaatgttgatGGCGACCTAAGGAGATTGTACTTATTGTTAACAATGAAATAAACTAAAGCGAATGAAACCAACACCTAATTAATTTACTACGTTTTGCAGTGAGAACAACCACATAGAtgacaataaaaaatacaattcaaaaTGAAAGAAGACAAAACCTacctttttcttattttatttgaggTGACAACTGAGATTTTGTTTTCGCAACCAAAAGAATTGTTCGATATATACTTTCTTTGGTAAATTAATTGTTGTACAgttttttatgcaaatggccCCGCTACcttaaatttgttttagttttaccAACTCgttatatacaaatatatatatatttttttggatatatatatctatccctcaccaacaataaacaaacaaactacAAGTTTTCTAATGCGCTaacccaaaaaccaaagacaAAGTTTCAAGTTGATTTTCCCAGTTCTTCttatttttgatgttttttattagttacaaacaaaatttgagCCTGGAAATGCCAAAAGCCGAATAATCAGTAAAcgaaattaaaaccaaaatttGTGTTGTACAAgaagtttatttgtttaacacCACTAagctcacacgcacacacataccTGCCAATACAAATACATGCGCACCAACCTACCAACACACCCAAAGCTTCTCAATGTAGTTGACTCTGTCCACGCTGTTAAAAAACCGCCAACAAACCAGCTaaaaaccaaccaaccaacaactAACTTGGCActaaaaaaattgtaaaaaaaaaaaaaaaaaccaaaaacaaatatttgagtTCTGGGCTTTTTTTTGGATAAATTGTTAATAGAGTAATTTGTAATTGTGATCCCAAAACGGCAATCTCTTTTGATGTGAAACAGAGTTCATTTATGGAGCAAACCCAAGAAAAAATGTCCAAAACTTTGAATACGATAATGTACAGAACTGAAactcgctctctctctctcagcTACTAATCTCAAACTTGTTACGTCATCATCATTCCATATACTGTAGAGAAATCCTAACCCGAAAGTCATGATCAAACGACATATCCGTAGTGAATCGTAGTTAGTAGAGTGTTATTTGAGTGATTTGCAATTCATCAGCCGATGATTCGATGTATTACAAATAATGATTTTATTATTGGCCGTTTACACACGTTTCGTACTTACTTTCGTTTACAGTTGGTTTAACTACTTTAACTACTactaccacgcccacaaagcATGTTATAACCATTAACCAGAGTCCGTTCAGAACCGCCAACAAATCGCAACCGGGCCATTTCGCCACGGCCACGACCACGGCCAAAACGGTGGCCGTAGCCGTTGCCGGGGTTCCGAAGCAGCTAACAATAACCACCACgaccaccaccaacagcaattgcagcagtaacaacgcaaacgcaaacgccAACGGCAGGAGCAGGCCGCCAACAGTCATCTCGGCCATAACCGCAACCACACcccagttggccaaaaccacTAGCAgtagcaccaccaccagcaccacaaCCTCTGGTCCAAGGAAGCCATAAGCCAAGCCAAGTGGGTGGTTGTGTaggtggtgctgggtggtgcTGCTCCTATTAGACTGGCCAAACAACAAGTTCCATTTTTTATGTTGCCAAAATTCGATTAGCATATCTGTTCGTTGTTTAAATACTTGTTTTCACTTTTGCtacttaattgaaaaactttttaattaactgACAGCCGAGCAGCTGGAATTCGACTTTTAActgttattatattttttaaaattgaatggAAAACCGTGTAATTTTTACTTAAGGCAGCAGTAGCGCAACCACATTCCCTCAGTACAATGAACATTGTATTATtgtgattttgattttaaaattaattttaaacctCAACGAGTTAATCATACTCCAGTCATTTTTACTCAAATCCATTCGCCTCAGTCAAGCAATTCCTCTAGCGCAAAAGCTTCAAGCATACCAACTAAGCaatacttttacttttactttatATCTAATACTAAAATCGGTAGATGAAAACTGAATACCCAAAAAAACTGATAACCGAGAACTAAACACTTAATCTGAAGTACCATAAAATATGAAACTATTTTTTATACCTACACCAAGTGAAATAAAACATGAAATCCAAATTGACCAGCATTTTTGTTACCGCCCGTTTTCGTATTCCTGCACGTAAGCTAATCCCAGttgttttatgattttgtTAACCTTTGTTGGATGCTCGTAATCCTTCATCCTGCAAGTTTGTTAAGTGTTCGAGTTGAAGCTTCTCCGCTTTGATTGCGTCTCTGGAAAGTAATTCTTTTGGTTgccaaaacgaaaacgagAAAAGTTTTCAGATCTCTGGGGCTGATGAAGTGGGGCAGTCaattaatcaatcaatcaTTGTAATCGCCATGTAAGTAACCCTCAATAATTGAAATGTATCAGTTCACTTGGCAAGTAAGtggaattatttttaaatcatatAGACgttcatttctttttcgataAAAAAGGccatattattatattgtcTATGGCATCTTAACCATTCACAGGTCATCATCAAGGCAAGGGCAAGCCCAGCTCAGCTCCTGCCCAAGTGGAAAAGGGTGCCGCCACGGGCTCTTTAACCAGCACAGCGAACAGCGAGGAGCCCTTGGACCTGGCCGATTTGGATTTATCGAGACTGCGTCTCAGCAAGAAAGACCTTGAAACCCTGTCTAGCATAACTCCTGGATTGCCCAAGTGTTTCCAGGAACAGCTACTTGCAAAACTGCCACCCACTCAGGCTCGCAAGCTATCACGCACGCTGAGCGTCCAGACCAGCGCACCCAGTAGTTCCTCCACTCCCAAGGTGTACAAGCGCAGCCAAAGCGGCGGAAGGGGTTACCAGCCGGAGCAACAGCCACAGGAGGAGCTGGCCAAGCCACCGACCACTGACGCCCCCAAGACGACTTCAGCAAGTACAGCGATTTACAGGAGAAGCCTCAGTCGCAGCCAGGCAACCACGCAAAATTCTGGTCAGGATGCCGACAGCCGGGCTGCCCAAACGACTAaaagccgcagcagcagtGTCTGTAGGGATGACTATGGGAAATCGTCACTCTGCAGCAGTAGCACTTACACCAGCGACATTAGCGAAAAGTACAAGTACTACTCGCCGTATCTGAGCAAGTCCAGCAATGTGAGTCCATCGATAGCTTCAAAGGATGCGCCAGAGAAGCGGTACAGTGGTGGACTAGGACGTCCGCCGAGTGGATGTCTCTCGCCTCCACCGCAACTGCCGCAAGTTGCTGCCACTGAAGGCACCAGTTCCTTGAG from Drosophila santomea strain STO CAGO 1482 chromosome 3R, Prin_Dsan_1.1, whole genome shotgun sequence includes:
- the LOC120453305 gene encoding platelet binding protein GspB isoform X2 → MVISKPDGAAPNGAAGGAEAAAPAGLDASGNSLAHPSGIPQDQIDNIMSGIANTGNVKMNNHRKKLRQRFDIIKKLGQGTYGKVQLGINKETGQEVAIKTIKKCKIEAEADLVRIRREVQIMSSVHHPNIIHIYEVFENREKMVLVMEFAAGGELYDYLSERKVLTEEEARRIFRQVATAVYYCHKHKICHRDLKLENILLDEKGNAKIADFGLSNVFDDQRLLGTFCGSPLYASPEIVEGTPYQGPEVDCWSLGVLLYTLVYGSMPFDGSNFKRLVKQISQGDYYEPRKPSRASTLIRDMLTVCPRKRASIEQICSHWWVNENDNVSCLDLAEDLANQTPVRLDVLLSLTPATITADQLVVPSAEGAAAAKAAANERVPRSHSVGSIRDMGPPNTEAERRILDMVAAGGEAALMPSPTRTITPAQSPVQTKRKLQPTVSTENAAGTTAKKKEKPANSSFVISKDGGAPLTEAPPTIIEPQATLMEAETIANIPEEVPLPSYSQKDMQAVGELCDQLMGDTSNSTATNAAPAPPAPTPVARQPTRGKLDAVVETPEEKDATKVIKKFVNKHKTADLVNAINESASKAAAPVGAVAPPPFIRKCSLQDESTLNKFNAERRKSRILETAEKFQPPPPVAAAAPEKPKKLSIPGVSVGSFKKEFEKKATNPPAAEGPTPGELRAQEQVAAAAAAAQEAEALNTPPPSPVVAQSLEGSDSKNSVASISLDEARRSMENSIALLLQAQNESSNEVDQLCAQTETIGVSEPATQQERERKLKNARAIIGNAIQPVIRRPTPFYGIGNGFGNGMGGAGGASGACGASGATVVGGAPKRAQSGCNFMGYSGATSPGIAATSPPISGPQTAPPVLISPNALAVAKQTIQQRIFGGGVASPNNQPANRRPATWQPQASYSTASIFQPPQSQSSPFKMLQQQYQQRCQEDQKQISSPFTPPSSPQYAASHAYAGQANSNYYGGNSNSNSNSGSGSNNSRCNSSNIGNCNTMPNVNYNVNSRTRPFNHNQAQDTLNNNANTSASATCALPVAMWLKSSPGAEGPPTPPGAVKTSTASITLKSATLPRRKINAKAEVQLDIKPRIPEQGAPPQPAMRFSTEMQHPVADLRSAPPREGPIPYSPIKTTLQARATSLEPKEHVITIQRPPTQHAYGRTSSNTTTRSGSLSRQSTVESESEGTTTATNMSQATITSTSQPIKKSPREFIIPIAVEGGGFITPRERSVEPSESSHTTSSRSTFTRLRPSRRIGSLLSEAGFDEGSPFQKMRTTSITRDGVSGGAEEEARFTPHRLRSSRPVKKISQDNDSQSSNEEDDDDDDGFEILTAENLFSTLLQRVRALTNRLNVNSDLTVGFPSHSSRLLTDISRQAQSHSPFWSQGSPFARSQVSYTYSETVEKKKVRLNSSNSSGLGAPWRHSMSRDLGSDMESMFSRTGATLPRGHHQGKGKPSSAPAQVEKGAATGSLTSTANSEEPLDLADLDLSRLRLSKKDLETLSSITPGLPKCFQEQLLAKLPPTQARKLSRTLSVQTSAPSSSSTPKVYKRSQSGGRGYQPEQQPQEELAKPPTTDAPKTTSASTAIYRRSLSRSQATTQNSGQDADSRAAQTTKSRSSSVCRDDYGKSSLCSSSTYTSDISEKYKYYSPYLSKSSNVSPSIASKDAPEKRYSGGLGRPPSGCLSPPPQLPQVAATEGTSSLRVGRSSQRRISRFLRPDFFDEPRDRETQSMLREIREKSIDRQDQEQTQAQDLRRRKHSLPNVEQAEQPAETAPIRSSMRHSRNKSMELFTDADSNGQVSDTVKTPTSRQRSVSKARELETELDKHELADKILQELQLLSAVRSQNEQALESEKTEETSTIKKIKKLKPKESNESEATKVASTTTSSTTTLVRKVKKVVKKTDEIPKTPGTENADLAGSVPKETKLKRPKSYPMKDVGLSLKTSTDLPEPTTSLLPTKLPSKLPSGNTNESAVEPAPRESRLMRPKSYPATKLATPKELRKVTRSGVAIPTIAEAIPTPSAGPTPTSSKSTSEEKSLTATPTGTMSAVADAKDTVSSSSDSRPTTIKKIIKVSKKSKLMPPTPVTPTTPSTTATTTANTTPVESSKESSPVIKPKEKSPEKKPSKGLLYALGQKFEKLRDSAMSKEKKTGSTGAAASLACTQKQGSPEERSSPEKYKKILSDTEKSQPTGLSEDKRADKRSRFDTMLRSLRERSVPRSQPNGRVSPKRAASVEELHAGCPEGQGKQGGAVNKMFGGLLRRFDRESSEQRRVRSTRSTSNIERQVREEQDQLLDASLPTSPIYQNVVKSTKSKVAATPNGEENCNCETACPDCRQNKGQNLTAMTAMTTSVAATNTTTPSSKEKRKGLMLDLASTNVAGSGAASLVTTATTTTTSGSSYRGSKTNPALINGNGGLGMGIYSNLPPYPGAMKSASSNNSSSQQSMENATNNNSTNTNNNCSSQTSGYRTSSAHEINRNNPLLTPSFENIANYSSDSRSYQDDCASTSTFLSPTEEPELYFDNWSICSEDNYMLHATPSPTVSRLSRASLSSPTRCSESSDPNESVIDRIKRRSFYSRFNEQKKPRRTSSIVGPSAVRDYYREQQAAVKARSSNKLHASDLDPPPRAHSPDIAQQFFRPLKLSPVGTELKPPVYRSTLDYSASSAGATSKPRKSLNDIRNTSPSFLSKRYETTDYSSVPMRYKSSSSSSPSNGAIASGYYNTYNPKRRSSYTLNGSLPTATSGSSAAGSSHLDGYATLGRRSLRPYDHRTMSLLEPPTSSSSRSGEGVSYQRREARTPVRDYTSSISRSGSRYRTSSATRSPTNI